From Candidatus Cloacimonadota bacterium, the proteins below share one genomic window:
- a CDS encoding response regulator transcription factor, producing MNKLIYVVDDEPDILELLLINISKAGYEVSAFEDSVSFLDRLKTKLPDLIVLDIMLPEIDGFEVCRIIRNSELWKEIPIIMLTARDDVMDKVLGLEFGADDYMVKPFSPRELLARIKSILRRTATKTVSAKENIRKIGDNLKINLAKYEVRSDEKILDLTSTEFKILELLSERRGWVFSRNQLLNHLWGNDKIVIDRTIDVHIRNLRKKMGETGNLIKNIRGIGYKLI from the coding sequence ATGAATAAATTAATCTATGTCGTTGATGATGAACCTGATATTCTAGAACTTTTACTAATTAATATCAGTAAAGCCGGATATGAAGTTTCTGCTTTTGAAGATTCGGTTTCTTTTTTGGATAGATTAAAAACCAAATTACCCGATTTGATTGTTTTAGATATAATGCTTCCGGAAATTGATGGTTTTGAAGTTTGTAGAATTATTAGAAACTCAGAATTATGGAAAGAAATTCCAATCATAATGCTAACCGCCAGAGATGATGTGATGGATAAAGTTCTAGGCTTAGAATTTGGAGCTGATGACTATATGGTGAAACCTTTTTCCCCGAGAGAATTGTTGGCTCGAATAAAAAGTATTTTACGTAGAACAGCTACAAAAACTGTTTCAGCAAAGGAGAATATTCGAAAAATTGGAGATAACCTTAAGATTAATCTTGCTAAATATGAAGTGCGATCGGATGAAAAAATTCTTGATCTCACTTCTACTGAATTTAAGATATTGGAATTGCTTTCCGAGCGAAGAGGTTGGGTGTTTTCTCGTAATCAATTATTGAACCATCTTTGGGGAAATGATAAAATTGTAATTGATAGAACTATTGATGTTCATATTAGAAACTTACGAAAAAAGATGGGTGAGACTGGAAACCTGATCAAAAATATTCGAGGAATTGGCTATAAACTTATTTGA